One window from the genome of Gimesia aquarii encodes:
- a CDS encoding CNNM domain-containing protein, whose protein sequence is MNWLPLFGAVALFLIGLRLSALFSGSETGFYRVSFLRLNIDANHGDPIAKRLCWFAQNPSYFVATTLIGNNLANDLTTIAISLGIAELYQQSGGAAEIITTILLTPVIFIFGELVPKNLYFRAPSMLLKRYSRWFDFFYLAFWMISYPLVAISQFLERFSPDRNKPAQLVLGRKRLAKVLEEGHLEGLLSNSQKELTRGMFYTAAQSVRKVMIPQSRIKGVTRTTDADQVIHVAKMNQLAFIPVRARDNQSEWTAYIKLLDLITSPAPIVPAVYNMPRLQAEFSMLESLYLLRNSSSAYGAVYQNGVQVGIVSQQDLVRSLYLSKGPLMAMSP, encoded by the coding sequence TTGAACTGGCTTCCTCTTTTTGGTGCAGTAGCATTATTTTTAATCGGCCTGCGTCTGTCGGCACTTTTCAGTGGTTCAGAAACAGGATTCTACCGTGTCAGTTTCTTGCGCTTGAATATTGACGCGAATCATGGAGATCCGATTGCAAAACGACTCTGTTGGTTTGCACAAAATCCCAGCTATTTTGTGGCGACAACATTAATTGGGAACAATCTTGCTAACGACTTAACTACGATTGCGATCTCGCTCGGTATTGCAGAATTGTATCAGCAATCGGGAGGCGCAGCCGAAATCATCACAACAATTTTATTGACACCTGTCATCTTTATTTTTGGTGAGCTCGTTCCCAAAAACTTATATTTTCGAGCTCCCTCAATGTTATTGAAACGTTATAGCCGCTGGTTTGATTTCTTTTATCTCGCATTTTGGATGATTAGTTATCCTCTAGTTGCCATCTCTCAATTTCTGGAACGTTTCTCACCCGATCGCAATAAACCGGCACAACTGGTCTTGGGACGCAAACGGTTGGCCAAGGTTTTGGAAGAAGGCCACCTGGAAGGCCTGCTGAGTAACTCACAAAAAGAATTGACACGTGGTATGTTTTACACAGCCGCACAATCAGTGAGAAAAGTTATGATTCCACAATCCAGGATCAAAGGAGTCACCCGCACGACAGATGCGGACCAGGTGATCCATGTAGCGAAAATGAACCAACTGGCGTTCATTCCGGTTCGTGCCCGTGACAATCAGAGTGAATGGACGGCTTATATTAAATTACTCGATCTAATCACGTCACCTGCTCCCATTGTTCCCGCTGTTTATAATATGCCACGTTTGCAGGCCGAGTTTAGTATGCTTGAATCCCTTTATCTGTTGAGAAATTCCTCTTCTGCCTATGGTGCTGTTTATCAGAATGGTGTGCAAGTCGGCATTGTCAGCCAACAGGATCTCGTCAGATCACTTTATTTATCCAAGGGACCTTTAATGGCAATGTCTCCATGA
- a CDS encoding sugar phosphate isomerase/epimerase family protein, with amino-acid sequence MQTNLNRRELLAATGTALAAGFSTTTYASTSPARKRSTAEPFGYCFNTSTIRGQKLGIVEQIDLTAKAGYDSIEPWMRDIDVYFQQGGSLSDLRKRIKDSGLTVESAIGFAQWIVDDDQKRQKGLEQAKRDMDTLRQIGGIRIAAPPTGATKQSDLNLFEAAKRYRALLKLGDQMGVVPQVEVWGFSKSLSRLGESMFVAIESGHPKACLLPDVYHIFKGGSDFAGLGLLSGSAVQVFHVNDYPANPPRETMNDSHRVYPGDGVAPLSEIFRSMHQAGFRGVLSLELFNKEYWQQDPLVVAQTGLRKTKEAVLRAKLDQQTKAV; translated from the coding sequence ATGCAAACCAACCTCAACCGACGAGAATTACTGGCGGCAACAGGAACTGCCCTGGCTGCCGGATTTTCTACCACCACTTATGCTTCCACGAGCCCTGCTCGTAAACGTAGTACAGCCGAGCCATTTGGCTACTGTTTCAATACCAGTACGATTCGAGGTCAGAAGCTGGGAATTGTTGAACAAATCGATCTGACAGCCAAAGCCGGTTACGATTCTATTGAACCCTGGATGCGTGATATCGACGTGTATTTCCAACAGGGTGGTTCCTTATCCGACTTACGAAAACGTATTAAAGATTCTGGCTTGACTGTCGAAAGTGCCATCGGTTTTGCACAGTGGATCGTAGACGATGATCAGAAACGTCAAAAAGGTCTGGAACAGGCCAAGCGTGATATGGATACCTTGCGTCAAATTGGTGGGATTCGTATCGCGGCACCTCCTACCGGCGCCACTAAGCAGAGTGATCTCAATTTGTTTGAAGCAGCCAAACGATATCGCGCTTTATTGAAACTAGGCGATCAGATGGGGGTGGTGCCTCAGGTAGAGGTCTGGGGATTTTCAAAATCACTCTCGCGGCTGGGAGAATCGATGTTTGTCGCCATCGAAAGTGGACATCCCAAAGCCTGTTTATTACCTGATGTCTACCACATTTTTAAGGGAGGCTCTGATTTTGCTGGCCTGGGTTTATTGAGTGGATCGGCCGTGCAGGTCTTTCATGTAAATGATTATCCCGCCAATCCTCCTCGTGAAACTATGAACGATTCGCACCGTGTTTACCCTGGTGATGGAGTGGCTCCCTTGTCGGAAATTTTCCGTTCCATGCATCAAGCCGGGTTTCGTGGTGTTTTGTCGCTGGAATTATTCAACAAGGAATACTGGCAGCAAGATCCCCTCGTCGTCGCCCAGACAGGCCTGAGAAAAACCAAAGAAGCTGTGTTACGAGCGAAACTAGATCAACAAACCAAAGCTGTTTGA
- a CDS encoding glycosyltransferase family 4 protein → MKRIALLFEFGSLNGGEHSMLAVLSQLHQRSFEFSAFCPADGLLHSQLAQLNIEHHPISFHNERGQRLSREELALQIVPILKSDTFDLLHANSLSMSRLTGALTEQIPVPCSGHLRDIIKLSKAAIRDLNQNQCLVAVSEATKKFHIAQGLQPEKVTVCYNGVNTNRFQPRPATGILKQELGLKNDDRLCLTIGQIGLRKGQDILARAATILAERGHQNLHFLLIGERHSQKQESIDFDQAVSTAFETPILQGRLHRLGYREDIDRLMNEADLLIHPAKQEPLGRVLLEALASGLPIVTTDVGGTREIVQHENSALLVAANDPIQLAKAVEQSLNDQDLLKNLAFAGRQRALELFTEEQASQQIEQFWHNSFRS, encoded by the coding sequence GTGAAACGCATAGCTCTCTTATTTGAGTTTGGTTCATTGAATGGGGGCGAACACTCTATGCTCGCCGTACTTTCTCAGCTGCATCAACGTTCATTTGAATTCAGTGCGTTCTGCCCGGCAGACGGCTTGTTACATTCACAGCTTGCGCAGTTAAACATAGAACATCATCCCATTTCATTTCATAATGAACGAGGGCAGCGTCTGTCGCGTGAAGAGTTGGCCTTACAAATTGTACCAATTTTGAAATCAGATACTTTTGATTTGCTGCATGCCAACAGTCTTTCCATGTCGCGGCTTACAGGTGCGCTGACTGAACAGATTCCTGTTCCCTGTTCAGGACACTTACGCGATATCATCAAGCTCAGCAAAGCGGCGATACGGGATTTGAACCAGAATCAATGTTTAGTCGCGGTATCCGAGGCAACAAAGAAATTTCATATTGCCCAGGGCCTTCAGCCGGAAAAAGTAACGGTCTGCTATAACGGTGTGAATACAAATCGCTTTCAACCACGTCCTGCAACGGGAATTCTCAAACAGGAACTAGGACTGAAAAATGATGATCGACTCTGCTTGACCATTGGCCAAATCGGCTTACGCAAGGGCCAGGATATTTTGGCACGAGCAGCCACCATTCTGGCAGAGCGGGGACACCAAAACTTACATTTTCTGTTAATCGGAGAGAGGCACTCTCAAAAACAGGAGAGTATCGACTTCGATCAAGCAGTCAGTACGGCATTCGAAACCCCAATTTTACAAGGCCGCCTGCATCGCCTGGGATACCGGGAAGATATTGATCGATTAATGAACGAAGCCGATTTGTTGATCCATCCGGCCAAACAGGAACCTCTGGGCAGAGTCTTGCTGGAAGCTCTTGCCAGTGGGTTACCAATCGTGACGACTGATGTTGGTGGAACCAGAGAGATTGTGCAGCATGAAAATTCTGCACTACTCGTTGCAGCAAACGACCCGATACAATTAGCAAAGGCCGTTGAACAGAGCTTGAACGATCAGGATCTATTAAAGAATCTGGCATTCGCTGGGCGACAGCGCGCATTGGAACTTTTTACCGAAGAGCAAGCTAGCCAACAAATCGAACAATTCTGGCATAACTCGTTCCGTTCATAA